One genomic segment of Actinoplanes ianthinogenes includes these proteins:
- the hisN gene encoding histidinol-phosphatase has product MAGYADDLALAHTLADSADAIAMARFRSLDLKVEAKPDLTPVSDADTAVERAIRATLARARPRDSVLGEEFGRSEAAAGPGSRHWVIDPIDGTKNYVRGVPIWATLIALMEGDTPVVGLVSAPALGRRWWAGRGLGAFAGRHQHAATRIEVSSVRRLADASFCYASLNGWQDNGRLPQMLDILLGTWRSRAYGDFYGYMLLAEGALDAMVEPELSLWDMAALIPIITEAGGKVTDLDGRTCADKSSVIATNGLLHESVLTALTPRG; this is encoded by the coding sequence ATGGCCGGATATGCCGACGATCTCGCTCTCGCCCACACCCTCGCCGACTCGGCCGACGCCATCGCGATGGCCCGGTTCCGCTCGCTGGACCTGAAGGTGGAGGCCAAGCCCGACCTGACCCCGGTGTCCGACGCGGACACCGCGGTGGAGAGGGCGATCCGCGCCACCCTGGCCCGGGCCCGGCCACGCGACAGCGTGCTGGGCGAGGAGTTCGGCCGGTCCGAGGCGGCGGCCGGTCCGGGCAGCCGGCACTGGGTGATCGACCCGATCGACGGCACCAAGAACTACGTCCGCGGCGTGCCGATCTGGGCCACCCTGATCGCGCTGATGGAGGGCGACACCCCGGTGGTCGGGCTGGTCTCCGCCCCGGCGCTGGGCCGGCGCTGGTGGGCCGGGCGCGGGCTGGGCGCGTTCGCCGGCCGGCACCAGCACGCGGCGACCCGGATCGAGGTCTCCAGCGTCCGCCGGCTCGCCGACGCGAGTTTCTGTTACGCGAGCCTGAACGGCTGGCAGGACAACGGCCGCCTGCCGCAGATGCTGGACATCCTGCTCGGGACGTGGCGCAGCCGGGCCTACGGCGACTTCTACGGCTACATGCTGCTGGCCGAGGGCGCGCTGGACGCGATGGTCGAGCCCGAGCTGTCGCTGTGGGACATGGCCGCACTGATCCCGATCATCACCGAGGCCGGCGGCAAGGTGACCGACCTGGACGGCCGCACCTGTGCCGACAAGTCGTCGGTGATCGCCACCAACGGCCTGCTCCACGAAAGCGTGCTCACCGCTCTGACCCCGCGCGGGTGA